In a single window of the Agromyces sp. H17E-10 genome:
- a CDS encoding ArsR/SmtB family transcription factor gives MTTEPDPDGIRDIVEVDVLKAFTHPLRNRLYDLLAIDGPATVSMLAEKAGVAIGSVSHHLGILARAGLIVEAPELARDAREHWWQRAQRGIRWSSTGFTDPAARTVADSIEQQMLTQQRDQARQWLDERDDRPEWAAVAFAHQSRLWLTPAEMTELGEAIEQVLRSFAGRDPEGREAVLAMARAFPNRP, from the coding sequence ATGACGACCGAACCCGACCCCGACGGCATCCGCGACATCGTCGAGGTCGACGTGCTCAAGGCGTTCACGCATCCACTGCGCAACCGTCTCTACGACCTGCTCGCGATCGACGGGCCGGCGACGGTGTCGATGCTCGCCGAGAAGGCGGGCGTCGCGATCGGCAGCGTCAGCCACCACCTCGGCATCCTGGCGCGGGCGGGGCTCATCGTCGAGGCGCCCGAGCTCGCCCGCGACGCACGCGAGCACTGGTGGCAACGGGCGCAGCGGGGCATCCGGTGGTCGTCGACCGGGTTCACCGACCCCGCCGCCCGTACCGTCGCCGACTCGATCGAGCAGCAGATGCTCACGCAGCAGCGGGATCAGGCGCGGCAGTGGCTCGACGAGCGCGACGACCGGCCCGAGTGGGCCGCCGTCGCCTTCGCCCACCAGTCGCGACTGTGGCTCACGCCGGCCGAGATGACCGAGCTCGGCGAAGCGATCGAACAGGTGCTGCGTTCGTTCGCCGGTCGCGACCCCGAGGGGCGGGAGGCCGTGCTCGCCATGGCGCGCGCGTTCCCGAACCGGCCATGA
- a CDS encoding MFS transporter, which translates to MSVEQAAAAAETAPAKAAPVETAPAGSAGQAKRTGGLWRNRDFLLLWAGEAASVTGAGMTSVLLPLLAVQLLDASPTWMGVIAAATWLPWLVVGLPIGAWVDGRSPRAVMIGANAVSMLAYVSVPVAAALGMLQLMQLVIVALVVGTATIAFRAAYAKLVVRIVPERDRGLANSVLFGTENAANTVGPGLGGLIGQLVGPVRAMLGEAIGLAISLVCLVVMRPHPVAAPARREPLWAAVRTGLGVVFGDRMVRFFVLQGAVANFGLIGQQAILVLWLSRDLGLDAATIGAVFAVTSVGGIVGALAAPWLGRALGDARAITIMLTIAGLMLPLLAFAAPGPILWAVVVADALAVAGIVAANVLRRTWIQSYVPEHLLARQSTSAQLVNFAGMPVAGVLAGLLAESWGPAPVIFAMGLVALAANAVSWCQPWLRRRDLPRSNA; encoded by the coding sequence ATGAGCGTCGAGCAGGCGGCCGCAGCCGCCGAGACCGCGCCCGCCAAAGCCGCGCCCGTCGAGACCGCGCCCGCCGGATCCGCGGGCCAGGCGAAGCGGACGGGCGGCCTCTGGCGCAATCGCGATTTCCTCCTGCTGTGGGCGGGGGAGGCGGCGTCGGTCACCGGCGCCGGCATGACGAGCGTGCTGCTGCCGCTCCTCGCCGTGCAGCTGCTCGACGCATCACCCACGTGGATGGGCGTCATCGCCGCGGCCACCTGGCTGCCGTGGCTCGTCGTCGGGCTGCCGATCGGGGCGTGGGTCGACGGTCGTTCGCCGCGTGCGGTGATGATCGGTGCGAACGCGGTCTCGATGCTCGCGTACGTCTCGGTTCCGGTCGCGGCGGCGCTGGGGATGCTGCAGCTCATGCAGCTCGTGATCGTGGCGCTCGTCGTCGGCACGGCGACGATCGCGTTCCGGGCGGCGTACGCGAAGCTGGTCGTGCGCATCGTCCCCGAGCGCGACCGCGGCCTCGCGAACAGCGTGCTGTTCGGCACCGAGAACGCGGCGAACACGGTCGGGCCCGGGCTCGGCGGGCTCATCGGCCAGCTCGTCGGGCCGGTGCGGGCGATGCTCGGCGAGGCAATCGGCCTCGCGATCTCGCTCGTCTGCCTCGTGGTGATGCGCCCGCATCCGGTCGCCGCGCCCGCGCGGCGCGAACCGCTGTGGGCGGCGGTACGGACGGGTCTCGGCGTCGTGTTCGGCGACCGGATGGTGCGGTTCTTCGTGCTGCAGGGCGCGGTCGCCAACTTCGGGCTCATCGGCCAGCAGGCGATCCTCGTGCTGTGGCTGAGTCGCGATCTCGGGCTCGACGCCGCCACGATCGGCGCCGTCTTCGCGGTCACGTCGGTCGGCGGCATCGTCGGTGCACTCGCGGCGCCGTGGCTCGGGCGGGCGCTCGGCGATGCGCGTGCGATCACGATCATGCTCACCATCGCCGGGCTGATGCTGCCGCTCCTCGCCTTCGCGGCGCCCGGCCCGATCCTGTGGGCGGTCGTCGTCGCCGACGCCCTCGCCGTGGCGGGCATCGTCGCCGCGAACGTGCTGCGTCGCACGTGGATCCAGTCGTACGTGCCCGAGCACCTGCTCGCGCGGCAGAGCACGAGTGCGCAGCTCGTGAACTTCGCGGGCATGCCGGTCGCGGGCGTCCTCGCGGGCCTCCTCGCCGAGTCGTGGGGGCCGGCGCCCGTGATCTTCGCGATGGGCCTCGTCGCGCTCGCGGCGAATGCGGTGTCGTGGTGCCAGCCGTGGCTGCGGCGCCGCGACCTTCCTCGCTCGAACGCTTGA
- a CDS encoding PadR family transcriptional regulator has product MISADAIRGYIDLMVLSLLRRRPSYAYELAQQIHAVTGSEYTIKQTTLYSAVKRLESSGLVTSYAGASESGKPRTYYRITAEGLDHLESKVAEWRDTKSVVDRFIEGVEA; this is encoded by the coding sequence ATGATCAGTGCCGACGCGATCCGCGGGTACATCGACCTCATGGTGCTGTCGTTGCTGCGCCGGCGCCCGTCCTACGCGTACGAGCTCGCGCAGCAGATCCATGCCGTGACGGGTTCCGAGTACACGATCAAGCAGACCACGCTCTACTCGGCCGTGAAGCGACTCGAGTCGAGCGGTCTCGTCACCTCGTACGCCGGCGCCTCGGAGTCGGGCAAGCCACGCACCTACTACCGCATCACCGCCGAAGGGCTCGATCACCTCGAGTCGAAGGTCGCCGAATGGCGCGACACGAAATCGGTCGTCGACCGGTTCATCGAAGGAGTCGAAGCATGA
- a CDS encoding permease prefix domain 1-containing protein, giving the protein MNVITAYLETMFGAYPQTPRMAEAKAELHAMMEDAYHGYLADGLSENEAVGRVITEFGNLDELAPQLGIAAEIAPAAVTGGAGASARPASARSVPAAPPVTLDEAERYAAARRTGDPRMAIAVALFVMSPAPLIALATLSNGATFGLGQQAAVLTGLVCLLVIVAVGVMMLVRREQQLAPFARLAAGRFTRSVAVDRWADALVAEAAPKRAVALQVAVGLWILAVGPVLAVSLLAPPAVANVWIGVAVAGMLLIIATGLFVFLRANWAASTAETLTRGGSTATRGADDERSIVGVVAAFYWPVVVAVFLGWSFIGNAWYISWVIWPIAAVLFGALASGLRAIDRYRAAE; this is encoded by the coding sequence ATGAACGTCATCACCGCCTACCTCGAGACGATGTTCGGCGCGTACCCGCAGACGCCGCGCATGGCCGAGGCCAAGGCCGAGCTGCACGCGATGATGGAGGACGCCTACCACGGTTACCTCGCCGACGGTCTCTCCGAGAACGAGGCCGTGGGCCGGGTCATCACCGAGTTCGGCAACCTCGACGAGCTCGCGCCACAGCTCGGCATCGCTGCCGAGATCGCGCCCGCCGCCGTCACCGGTGGCGCAGGGGCCTCCGCCCGGCCCGCTTCCGCGCGCTCGGTACCCGCCGCGCCTCCGGTCACGCTCGACGAGGCCGAGCGGTACGCCGCCGCGCGGCGCACCGGCGACCCGCGAATGGCCATCGCCGTCGCGCTGTTCGTGATGTCGCCGGCTCCGCTCATCGCGCTCGCCACGCTCAGCAACGGGGCGACGTTCGGCCTCGGCCAGCAGGCCGCCGTGCTCACGGGCCTCGTGTGCCTGCTCGTGATCGTGGCCGTCGGCGTCATGATGCTCGTTCGCCGAGAACAGCAGCTCGCACCGTTCGCCCGCCTCGCGGCCGGGCGGTTCACCCGATCCGTCGCCGTCGACCGATGGGCCGACGCGCTCGTCGCCGAGGCGGCCCCGAAGCGGGCGGTCGCCCTGCAGGTCGCCGTCGGGCTCTGGATCCTCGCGGTCGGCCCCGTGCTCGCCGTGAGCCTGCTCGCGCCGCCCGCGGTCGCGAACGTCTGGATCGGCGTCGCCGTGGCTGGGATGCTGCTCATCATCGCGACGGGCCTGTTCGTGTTCCTCCGCGCGAACTGGGCGGCGTCGACCGCCGAGACGCTCACCCGGGGCGGTTCGACAGCGACCCGTGGCGCCGACGATGAGCGCAGCATCGTGGGCGTGGTCGCCGCGTTCTACTGGCCGGTGGTCGTCGCGGTGTTCCTCGGGTGGAGCTTCATCGGCAACGCCTGGTACATCTCGTGGGTGATCTGGCCGATCGCGGCGGTGCTCTTCGGCGCGCTCGCCTCGGGGCTGCGCGCGATCGACCGCTACCGCGCCGCCGAGTAG
- a CDS encoding excinuclease ABC subunit UvrA: MSGHPGERPAGAHLPTTEVGQPSTIAVRGARVHNLRGIDVDLPLRALVGIAGVSGSGKSSLAMGVLYAEGSRRYLEALSTYTRRRMAQAPRAAVDSVEHVPAALALRQRPGVPGVRSTFGTSTELLNVLRLMFSRLAAHVCPNGHRVPPTIDVAAEVPFACPVCGERVQPPGAEDLSFNAGGACPTCQGTGVVRTVDDAALVPDPSKTIDGGAVVPWQMFGFNVQPDIAREFGVRTDVPWRDLTDAERDIVLAGPAEKKHITVTSRKGIHELDFTFRNARLTVTEELKRAHDEKRLAKVSRFLTEGVCPACGGTRLSPAARTPLIGDLGLADVTAMTLDDVVAWAPGVPPSLPSEMRAMAVALVDTLLAMAGRLVELGLGYLSLDRAGATLSTGERQRAQLARAVRNRTTGVLYVLDEPSIGLHPANVEGLLGVMRDLLADGNSVVFVDHDVQILREADWLVEIGPGSGTEGGAVIAEGPPDGLAPAAPAPIAAASAAAASAAAASAAAASAGGAAATDASAPDGAKGSRLAGFLTGAEPVVVRDRAKPETMFDHGRIRLETAAIHTVHPLEVEFPLGRMIAVTGVSGSGKTTLVLDSLVPALAAHERSVLTAPVRALAAPDDVKVHVVDATPIGINVRSTVATYSGVMDDLRKAYAAPDAARGTGLTASDFSYNTGSLACPRCDGTGEISLDVQFLPDVDIVCPECDGSRFAPAADAYRRDGVSLPALLGCTVREALASTTDLPRVHKRLTAFDELGLGYLTLGEATPALSGGEAQRLKLVSEMHRNQADAVFVLDEPSVGLHPLDVRTLIRVLQRLCDRGATVIVIEHDLDLIANADHVIDLGPGGGVEGGRIVAVGTPDDIARDRSSVTGRYLARHLGLAGA; this comes from the coding sequence ATGAGCGGTCATCCTGGCGAACGACCAGCCGGCGCGCACCTGCCGACGACCGAGGTCGGTCAGCCGTCGACGATCGCCGTGCGCGGCGCGCGCGTGCACAACCTGCGCGGCATCGACGTCGACCTGCCACTCCGGGCACTCGTGGGCATCGCCGGCGTCTCGGGCTCGGGCAAGTCATCGCTCGCGATGGGTGTGCTCTACGCCGAGGGGTCGCGCCGCTACCTCGAGGCACTCTCGACCTACACCCGCCGTCGCATGGCACAGGCGCCGCGTGCCGCCGTCGACTCCGTCGAGCACGTGCCGGCGGCGCTCGCGCTGCGTCAGCGGCCGGGCGTGCCGGGGGTCCGCTCGACGTTCGGCACCTCGACCGAGCTGCTGAACGTGCTGCGGCTGATGTTCTCGAGACTGGCCGCCCACGTGTGCCCGAACGGGCACCGCGTGCCGCCCACGATCGATGTCGCCGCCGAGGTGCCGTTCGCCTGCCCGGTGTGCGGTGAGCGCGTGCAGCCGCCGGGCGCTGAGGACCTCTCGTTCAACGCCGGTGGTGCCTGCCCGACGTGCCAGGGCACCGGGGTCGTGCGCACCGTCGACGACGCGGCCCTCGTGCCCGACCCGTCGAAGACCATCGACGGGGGAGCGGTCGTGCCATGGCAGATGTTCGGGTTCAACGTGCAGCCCGACATCGCCCGCGAGTTCGGCGTGCGCACCGACGTGCCGTGGCGCGACCTCACCGACGCCGAGCGCGACATCGTGCTCGCCGGACCGGCCGAGAAGAAGCACATCACGGTGACGAGCCGCAAGGGCATCCACGAGCTCGACTTCACCTTCCGCAACGCGAGGCTCACCGTGACCGAGGAGCTCAAGCGCGCCCACGACGAGAAGCGCCTCGCCAAGGTGAGCCGCTTCCTCACCGAGGGGGTCTGCCCCGCGTGCGGCGGCACCCGGCTCAGCCCGGCGGCCCGCACGCCACTGATCGGCGACCTGGGCCTCGCCGACGTCACGGCGATGACGCTCGACGACGTGGTCGCATGGGCGCCAGGCGTGCCGCCGTCGCTGCCGAGCGAGATGCGGGCGATGGCGGTCGCGCTCGTCGACACCCTGCTCGCGATGGCCGGGCGACTCGTCGAGCTCGGGCTCGGCTACCTCTCGCTCGACCGGGCCGGCGCCACGCTGTCGACGGGTGAGCGGCAGCGTGCGCAGCTCGCGCGCGCAGTGCGCAACCGCACCACGGGCGTGCTCTACGTGCTCGACGAGCCGTCGATCGGCCTGCATCCCGCGAACGTCGAGGGGCTGCTCGGCGTGATGCGCGACCTGCTCGCCGACGGCAACTCGGTGGTGTTCGTCGACCACGACGTGCAGATCCTGCGCGAGGCCGACTGGCTGGTCGAGATCGGCCCGGGGTCGGGCACGGAGGGCGGCGCCGTGATCGCCGAGGGGCCGCCCGACGGGCTGGCCCCGGCCGCGCCGGCGCCGATCGCGGCCGCTTCCGCCGCGGCCGCTTCCGCCGCGGCCGCTTCCGCCGCGGCCGCTTCCGCCGGGGGCGCTGCCGCCACGGATGCCTCCGCCCCGGACGGGGCGAAGGGCTCGCGGCTCGCCGGGTTCCTGACCGGAGCCGAGCCCGTCGTCGTCCGTGATCGCGCCAAGCCCGAGACGATGTTCGACCACGGTCGCATCCGGCTCGAGACTGCGGCCATTCACACCGTGCACCCGCTCGAGGTCGAGTTCCCGCTCGGCCGGATGATCGCGGTCACCGGGGTCTCGGGTTCAGGCAAGACGACGCTCGTGCTCGACTCGCTCGTGCCCGCGCTCGCGGCGCACGAGCGCTCCGTGCTCACCGCACCGGTGCGTGCGCTCGCCGCTCCCGACGACGTGAAGGTGCACGTCGTCGACGCGACCCCGATCGGGATCAACGTGCGCTCGACCGTGGCCACCTACTCGGGCGTCATGGACGACCTGCGCAAGGCGTACGCCGCCCCCGACGCTGCCCGCGGCACGGGGCTCACCGCCTCGGACTTCTCGTACAACACGGGTTCGCTCGCCTGTCCACGGTGCGACGGCACGGGCGAGATCTCGCTCGACGTGCAGTTCCTGCCCGACGTCGACATCGTCTGCCCCGAGTGCGACGGCAGTCGCTTCGCGCCCGCGGCCGACGCGTACCGGCGCGACGGGGTGAGCCTGCCCGCGCTGCTCGGGTGCACGGTTCGCGAGGCGCTCGCGTCGACGACCGACCTGCCGCGCGTGCACAAGCGGTTGACCGCGTTCGACGAGCTGGGACTCGGCTACCTGACGCTCGGCGAGGCGACCCCGGCGCTGTCGGGCGGCGAGGCGCAGCGGCTCAAGCTCGTCAGCGAGATGCATCGCAACCAGGCCGATGCGGTGTTCGTGCTCGACGAGCCGAGCGTCGGCCTGCACCCGCTCGACGTGCGCACCCTCATCCGAGTGCTGCAGCGCCTCTGCGACCGCGGCGCGACGGTGATCGTGATCGAGCACGACCTCGACCTGATCGCCAACGCCGACCACGTGATCGACCTGGGCCCGGGCGGCGGGGTCGAGGGCGGCCGGATCGTCGCGGTCGGAACGCCCGACGACATCGCCCGCGACCGCTCGTCGGTCACCGGCCGGTATCTCGCTCGGCACCTGGGGCTCGCCGGCGCCTGA